GGCCGACGCCCGCCGCGTCGCGGCGCTGCAGGAGTACCAGGTGCTGCGCGCCCCCTTCGACGGCGTGGTGACCGCGCGCTACGTCGACCCCGGCGCGCTCCTCACCGCCAGCGCCACCGGCGCGCCGGTGGTCGACGTGGCCTCCCCGGGCCGCGTCCGCATCCTCGTCTACGTGGGCCAGGACGTGGCGCCGTTCGTGAAGCTCGGCGACCCGGCGGAGGTGGCGCTCGACGCCGTGCCCGGCGTCCGGATCGCGGGGCGGGTGGCCCGCCTCGCCGACGCGCTCGACCCGCGCACGCGCTCCATGCTGGTGGAGGTCTGGCCGGAGGGCGAGGCGCCGCTGCGGCTCGTGCCGGGGCTCTTCGTCCACGTCGCGCTGCGCCTCTCGATGCCGCCCTTGCCGTCGATCCCCTCGCAGGCGCTGGTGGCGCGCGGGGCGAAGCTGCAGGTGGCGCTGGTGCAGGGCGGGAAGCTCCACTTCGTGGACGTCGAGCCGGGCGTCGACGACGGCCGCCGCATCCAGGTGCGGCGCGGCCTCGCGGGCGGCGAGGTGGTGGCGCTCTCGCCCCCGAGCGACCTCGGCGAGGGCGCGCCGGTGGAGGCGCTGACGCCGGAGCAGCAGCAGGCCGCGCAGCCAGGCCGGACCCCCGGCGGGGGAGGGAGCGCGCGGGCGGCGCGCGCCCCGCTCGATCGCTGAGGTTGCCCCAGTTGGGCCCGGGGGAGGTCGCGCCCTTCCGGACCGCGGCCTCCGCCGATAGACACCATGAACCGACTCCGAGCTCACCTTGGACCCTTCCCCCACGCCCGCGCCGCTGAACGACCTCCCGCTCTCGCTCGACGGCGCCCACGCGCTGGCGCGGCTCCGGGCGCACCTCGCCGCCGCGCTCGAGGCGGCAGGGCTCGGGACCTTCTCCCTCGACCCCGGGAGCTTCGAGGGCGAGTGGGATCCGCGGGCGGCG
This Anaeromyxobacter diazotrophicus DNA region includes the following protein-coding sequences:
- a CDS encoding efflux RND transporter periplasmic adaptor subunit; translation: MDWQRHEAEPAAGEGARRGRERRALGLVLAVALVAALAGVALLLAARHRREAGERDRLARAAERGPAVLVARAELPSGARTVTLPGDVRAFWQATLYAKVNGYVQEMRVDKGQAVKKGEVLARIASPETDQQVRAARATLEVRRRNAARAERLAPHGVVSRQELDQARADLGVAQADARRVAALQEYQVLRAPFDGVVTARYVDPGALLTASATGAPVVDVASPGRVRILVYVGQDVAPFVKLGDPAEVALDAVPGVRIAGRVARLADALDPRTRSMLVEVWPEGEAPLRLVPGLFVHVALRLSMPPLPSIPSQALVARGAKLQVALVQGGKLHFVDVEPGVDDGRRIQVRRGLAGGEVVALSPPSDLGEGAPVEALTPEQQQAAQPGRTPGGGGSARAARAPLDR